The segment CTTCGTCCACTCCCAAGGGGCAATCGCTGGCATCCAACTCGCCCACGCCGGCCGAAAGGCGAGTTGCGATTTGCCTTGGAAAGGCGGAGCGGGCCTTCGGACCGCCGAAGCCGGCGGCTGGCCCGTCGTGGGACCGAGCGCCATCCCGTTCGACGACGGCAACCCGATACCGCGCGCGCTCGACGAAGCAGGAATTTCGGCGATCGTGGCGGCGTTCGAAGCCGCCGCGCGGCGTGCATTGGCAGCAGGATTCCGCATCGTCGAGATTCACGCCGCGCACGGTTACCTGTTGCACGAGTTCTTGTCGCCGCTCAGCAATCATCGCCATGACGATTACGGCGGCAGCCTGGAAAATCGCATGCGCCTCTTGCTGCGCGTGGCCGGCGCAATACGCAAACGAGTACCCGACGAGTTGCCCGTCTTCGTCCGCATCTCGGCGACCGATTGGGCCGAGGGGGGCTGGGATGCCGATCAATCGGTCATCCTATCGGCGCGCCTGAAGAGCCTGGGCATTGATCTGATCGACGTCTCGTCGGGTGCGCTCGTGCCGAACGCCCGCATTCCGGTCAGCAAGGGGTACCAGGTTCCCTTCGCCCGCAAAATCCGCTGCGAAGCCGGAATCATGACCGGCGCAGTAGGATTGATTACCGAGGCACAGTACGCGAACGAAATCGTGACCGGCGGCGACGCCGACCTGGTGTTTATCGCGCGCGAGTTGCTGCGCGAACCCTACTGGGCGCTCAAGGCACAGCAGGAGCTAGGCGCCGAGCCTACCTGGCCGATCTCGTACGGCTACGCCGTCAAGCGCCGGGCGAAGTAGTGAATCGGTAACTATTTCCATGAAAGATCCAGCCGCAGCAGCAGATCTGGCTCGTTTGCGCATGGTGCGCGATCAGCTCCAGCGGCATGGCATTCATGATCGTCGTGTGCTGGATGCCATGAGCCGGGTGCCGCGCGAACGCTTTGTCGACGTCGCCCAGCCGGCCGATGCGTACGCCGACCGAGCGCTGGCGATCGACTGCCAGCAGACGATCAGCCAGCCGGTGATCGTGGCCATGATGACCGAGGCCCTGCACCTGCGTGGCGGCGAAACGGTGCTCGACGTCGGCACCGGCAGCGGCTATCAAACCGCGATTCTGGCCGAACTGGCGGCGCGCGTCATCTCGATCGAAATTCATCCCCAATTGTCCGACCGTGCCGGGCGCGTGCTCGCGGAGTTGGGATATCAAAACGTGAAGCTCCTCGTCGGCGATGGCACGTTGGGTTGGGCCGAAGGATCGCCATATCAAGGCATCCTGGTAGCCGCGGCGACCGCGCAATGCCCCCCTGCCCTGCTCGATCAACTGGCCGACGGCGGCAAGCTTGTGATCCCGATCGGCAGTCCTGGGGGCCAGGTTCTGGAAGTCTTCGAGCGCGGCAGAAGTACCTTTCGCAGGGTGCAGCTCACCGCTTGCCGATTCGTGCCGCTCGTCAGCCCAGGCGATGCGCCCACCTGAATGCCCAGGCACCGCCGTCGAAGAAAAAGTCCTCGGGCAGCCGATCACTATCTAGTACGCGCAGCCGCAGCGTACAAATCGGCCGCATCGCAGCGGCGATTGAGCACGCGTCTATACCAGGCCCGGCACCGGTTCGCGTTCGTCGAGCAAATAGGTCGGCCGGCCATTGTGGTCGGGTATCGTTAGCGCCGGATCGATGCCCAGGTGGTGGTAGAGGCTCGTCAGCACGTGGCTCGAGGTCATCGACGGCCCGACGGGCACTTCGCCGCGGCGGTCGGTTTCGCCGATGATCTGCCCTTTTTGGAACTTGCCGCCCGCCATGAGGGCAAAGCCTGCCCGCGGCCAGTGGTCGCGCCCCGCCGAGGGATTGACGCGCGGCGTACGGCCGAACTCGCCCCATACGATCACGGCGACGTCGCGAGCCAGGCCGCGCTCTTCCAGATCGGTAACCAAGGCGTGCACACCTTGATCGAGCCGCGGCAGCATCTTGCGCAAGGCGTTGAAGTTATTGCCGTGCGTATCCCAGCCGCCGACGACCAGCGTGACGACCGAGATACCGGCTTCGACCAGCCGGCGAGCGCGCAGGAAGTCCTCGTTCGCCTTGCCGTATTTGTCGCGCACGGCCTGCGGCTCGCGCTCCAGGTCGAACGCCTCGCGGCTTTTGTTCGAGGCCACCATGTCCAGCGCACGGACCGTATAGCCATCGAGCCCCTCCAGGGCACCGCGATAATCGACCTCGCGGCGAATCGTGTCGAGACTGCCGAGCAACTGCTTACGATCGCGCAGCCGATCGACCGAAATGCCGGCCGTCAGGCTCAAGTCTTCGAGCCCCGGTCCGCTGGGCACGAACGGCCGATGCGCGGTCCCGCAATAGGCCGGGTTTTCCGACAAAGGTTGATTCATCAGGCTGACGTACGGTGGCAAGCCGTCCTGGCGCCCCTTCAAGTAGCTGACCACCGAACCAAAGGCGGGGCGATTCACGCGTTCGGGAAAACCGGTCCACAGCGAATGGGCGCTATGCTCTTCGACGAAGTGCAGGCCGCGCAGGATCACGAGCTTGTCCATGATCTGCGCCTGCAGCGGCATCAGCTCGCAGCAATCCATGCCGGGCACGTTGCCGGCGATCGGCTGGAACTCGCCGCGGAACTCGACCGGAGCCCGCGGCTTCATGTCGTACAT is part of the Pirellulales bacterium genome and harbors:
- a CDS encoding NADH:flavin oxidoreductase/NADH oxidase, which gives rise to MAEPLAEQTKSPAAGGCPAGTDHDREVPEIDLLSPLSIRGVTLRNRIVMSPMCQYVAHEGFADDWHLVHLGSRAAGGVALVMVEATAVTRDGRITPGDMGIWSDEHIEPLARIARFVHSQGAIAGIQLAHAGRKASCDLPWKGGAGLRTAEAGGWPVVGPSAIPFDDGNPIPRALDEAGISAIVAAFEAAARRALAAGFRIVEIHAAHGYLLHEFLSPLSNHRHDDYGGSLENRMRLLLRVAGAIRKRVPDELPVFVRISATDWAEGGWDADQSVILSARLKSLGIDLIDVSSGALVPNARIPVSKGYQVPFARKIRCEAGIMTGAVGLITEAQYANEIVTGGDADLVFIARELLREPYWALKAQQELGAEPTWPISYGYAVKRRAK
- a CDS encoding protein-L-isoaspartate(D-aspartate) O-methyltransferase, whose amino-acid sequence is MKDPAAAADLARLRMVRDQLQRHGIHDRRVLDAMSRVPRERFVDVAQPADAYADRALAIDCQQTISQPVIVAMMTEALHLRGGETVLDVGTGSGYQTAILAELAARVISIEIHPQLSDRAGRVLAELGYQNVKLLVGDGTLGWAEGSPYQGILVAAATAQCPPALLDQLADGGKLVIPIGSPGGQVLEVFERGRSTFRRVQLTACRFVPLVSPGDAPT
- a CDS encoding DUF1501 domain-containing protein, yielding MLTFFGRRRRFCDGISRRDFLRVGALSVGGLSMADLMRRRAAANTSPVSGKSVIMVFLHGGPSHLDMYDMKPRAPVEFRGEFQPIAGNVPGMDCCELMPLQAQIMDKLVILRGLHFVEEHSAHSLWTGFPERVNRPAFGSVVSYLKGRQDGLPPYVSLMNQPLSENPAYCGTAHRPFVPSGPGLEDLSLTAGISVDRLRDRKQLLGSLDTIRREVDYRGALEGLDGYTVRALDMVASNKSREAFDLEREPQAVRDKYGKANEDFLRARRLVEAGISVVTLVVGGWDTHGNNFNALRKMLPRLDQGVHALVTDLEERGLARDVAVIVWGEFGRTPRVNPSAGRDHWPRAGFALMAGGKFQKGQIIGETDRRGEVPVGPSMTSSHVLTSLYHHLGIDPALTIPDHNGRPTYLLDEREPVPGLV